In the Microplitis mediator isolate UGA2020A chromosome 5, iyMicMedi2.1, whole genome shotgun sequence genome, AGAGTTTAAAGATATTTTGACAAAGCTGGTGGACAATTGTCCGCGTTCTTTGATGATCAAAGAACTGATGGTGCTGTCAGGTCTTGAGAAAGCTCCCAATTGGTTAAAACGAACCACCAGAGTCTACTTGATGGCTGCTATCGTCGAACCGAACGGTGTCATGTCTTTAATTAACGCGACCTGCGAAGATCTAGACCTGGGTCTTCACTGGGAGCGGCTGGACACCATCTCCAGGTTGGTTGTAAGCTCCTCCAAAGACTCTGGATACTTTGACTCAGTCTGCGGGCAATTCTTGGAGAtcttgaattcaaaaaatataaaacactCGACTACGATCGCAAACTCGTTGATCTCGACTCTGCATGAAGTTCATCCAGAAATTTgcattgataaaataataaatgtcatcACAGCGCCGTTGTCTTCGGTACCCGGTGATCTGAAACATGGAGAAGATGTCCAGGTGGTTAAAACAGAGACAGAAGTCCACGAGTGCATCGAGAACTTGGTGAAATGCTTCGTACCCCAGTCCAAGTGCAAATATTTGCCTATCgagttgattaaaaatatttccctGCCTCTTTTTTACATGTACGTAAAAATTCACAAGAGTCCGCTGCTCCTAAAGTCCAAAGTCCGCGATCTGCTGGTCCAGTTGCTTAAAAATGAGTCGCTGATGCAGGATTTATTCCAGGCGTTTCTTCATGACGGGCGTGAAGGCTTCGGAAGACGATTGTTTTATAGATTTGGCGCTAGTGGGAGCGTCGAAGTAGTGAGTGGGCCAGAGGATAAAGGAAAATTGGAAGTAGAGGAAGAAGTTGAAGAAACAGCTGACAGTCTTCTAGACCTGGTAAGACCGGATGAAAATTTGTCGACCAGCCTGTTGAATTATTTGCTAAAATGGCTGAGTATCAAGACATCtaggagtaaaaattacttgggCAATGAAGAGGATCTTGTGGATGACATTTTCAAGCAGCTTGTGGCCGAGAAGTTGTTGATTAATTTAGCCAGCGCGTCTGGAGTACAACGAGGGCTCATCAAATCGCCTGACCCGCTGCTGGGTTTCATAAAGTCTCTATTCAACGCCGGCACTGATAACTACGAACTGATTTACGCGAGTCTGATGCTAGTCAAAGTTATTTTGGAAGAGAGGCCCAAAGATTGGAAGCCTTTTGAAGAACTGGCTGATTTCTTGCAGGGACAGCTGAAGGATTTCAGCGGATCGGGACTTGTGGATTTAATTGGACAAGTTTCCAAGCTGATCAGAATGAAGGGGAAAGCTCCAAGATACAAAGATTTGAATGTCGACAATAAACTGGAcgataattttgataaagCGCTCCAAGATCTCGCTGACCCGTTGCTGCCGGTTCGAGCTCATGGTCTGATAACTCTGACCAAGTTGATAGAGACCTCGGACCCCCGGGCTCTTGACAAAAAAGACCTGGTGCTCTGTCTGTTCAAAGAGAACCTCAAAGACGAGGATTCATTCGTTTATCTGACTGCCGTCAATGGACTCTGCGCAATGGCGCTCAAATTTCCGAAGCAGGTGATCGAAGCACTGGTCCAGGAGTTCGTCGACATGCCGACTCGTGGCAAGGGCGAGATCGCTCCAGAGAACCGCGCAAAGCTGGGCGAGATTCTGGTAAAAACTACCAGGTTGCTCGGAGACATGGCGCCGGCTTACAAGAGTCTGCTGATCAACGGTTTCCTCAGCGGGGTTCGTGACCAAGACTCATTGGTAAGGGCGTCGAGCCTCTCGTGCCTCGGAGAACTCTGCAAAGTGCTTGGATTTAAATTAGGTAACGCTATCACGGAAGTGCTGTACTGTGTCGGGCGTATTATTGAAACGGACAAGGAACAAGAGTGCAGACGTGCTGGGGttcttgttattaatttattgattcgcGGACTCGGTAAGGATGTACTTACTGACCTGGGTAACGAACTACTACCGGTTTATCGTGCTCTCAAGTTTCTAAGGGATAATGATAGTGATGATGTGCTCCGTCTTCATGCTCAATTAGCTCTCGAAGAACTTGATGATATTgttaaagatattttattcacCAAACCtctgctacaaaaaaatatttatttgatttcttAGAATAAACAATTACTGTAATTCATGTAAATATACTTTACTTTGTTATTAAAGatttatattgttttataattacatttttttcaattattttagatttaattaatgttGAAGTCGTTCCtccactttttttaaatcaaattttattgacttttaaaaatataaactttttttttttattttttaagaggacttttaattataaattcatttaaaataaaaatatcagacatttgatcaaatttttaaaattccaacCGGAAGTCTTTGGCTGCTACAGTTTCCGGAAATAGTGAACTGAAGTTAACGcgaataatttcataaatttttaattgtgcaGCAATGAACTAGTGCTCGAAGTGCACAGAAACTAAtactgtaataaatatatattaatgataCAATGAATTATTTCGAAATATTCAATACAAAAAGTTAACATACGATCCcgcttaatttaaaaaaaaattttaattaaaaagccATCAGTcctcttaaaataaaataaaactaatgagGTACCGGcctcattaatttaaaatctctgaacacattaatataaattttaatccccacacttaaatttaaactaaaaattaattaaatttataaaaaaaaaaatgatgatactaaagttagctgacgtctaacaatttttgtcatttattcaaaacgatataatataaaaaaaaaaaattgcacttacagtttttaaaattttctacagtgcaaatttttttatttgtaatttatttgttgtaaaaaaaatccgaaaattttaaattgtctgctaacttcagaatcatgaaaatttatttgaaatttttgaatcgaaCTCCAAAATGTGAGGATTacataatttgatatttataatctatcaatgattaataattaacatttatatatatatatttatttataaaaacgtGGTGTCATCAGAGAAGTATCCCGCGAGCCGAATAGATTCTCTCTTGAGATTGACATACAGACGCTGAGGTTGCGGAGTGGAGGTCGGAGAAGGTCTAGGCGTCACCGCTCGAAGGATAAATTCCTTGGACGAGGGCTCAGGAAACGTTTTCTGTTTCTCATCTCCTGCTCCAGTCATACCGGAACCGCTGCTCGGAATGTCCATCATATAAGTGGCCTACAATCGCACCCATCGATTAATCATTTCATaaacttgtaattattatttatcctgacatttttattttttaaattatatttcactATAAATGTCAAGAGCGatagaataaatataacataaaCTTAATTACTTTTTGGATGTTGCGGAACATCTCGGTTATTTTCAATCCTATGGGACCACGTGGCCCGCCAGGAATAAAAACTTCTTTTCCCTGCATTAATTTAAGTATAAACGCAACTGTTTCTTCAGTTTCTCCTGGAAATTTACTCAGCAGTGAATTGTACTGAGTCAGAAGAACTTTTATTGTTGATATATCGCTAATAATAtcctgtaatttttaaaaacattgacggtattaatttttctccGAGGTCAGGGGAAGAATTTTAGGGGGTGAGAATACAGACCTCGTAGAGATGAGTTTGGAGATGAAAAGATTTGGTAGCACGTTGTAATTTATTCGTCATTCCGCTAATTATCTCTGGTAGTTGAGTGATTGCTTGCTGGTTGTGGTGCGCAAGTGTCTGGAGAGCTGCGTGGGTCAGCACCGGCATCAAGAGCTGGCAAACTTCTCCGATGCGTCTGCATGCTAGAAACTGAATCGTCTTTTCAGCTTCTTTTGTGTCGTCAAAAAGACGTTTTTGACGGTGAGCTGGCACAGGTTGGGCCGAGTTCCAGGTCGTTTCCCACGGATTATTTGGAATTTTCATTCGCGGTGATAAGTGTCCTGTAATTAGTACGACAATCAGAACCTAAATTAcagcatttaaaatttgaaaccaCTGGCaagtgttaaataaataagttaccATTAATTTGCCCCCATTCATCAGTACCTTCCTCTTCAATCCAATCTCTCGGCGAGTACCAGCGTATGAAATCCTCAAGTTCCGATCCAGGATTAGCAGCctgtgatttaaataaattttttatcaataattattttcattacaacGAATAGATAGAAAGTATTTCCGTCTGAAACTCGTACCGGATACTCGTAAAACtttctcaataattaaatagcataaattttacttgaattgttattacaaattttatagaattagtGTAATTACGGTGATAATAACAAGTATTAGATTAATAGTAACTCACTTTAAAAGACTCCATGTCGGATAAAAGTGAAGCGCTCATCAGCCTTGCTCGCATTTCGGAGCCCTGTTTATCGGTACCGAGCTGCATCATCAGCTGGGCGTCTTCTTCCAACTGGTCCTCGGTCTTCGGAACCGGGTCCTGGGTGACTGGTAGGTAAAGAGCGTCCCCAGTTTTGAACAATCGCAGCGACGGGTGCTTTGATAGCCGACCCGTCGGTTTATTCCACAACaaatgttttgtttttttgtgaACCTGTTCTTCTTTTATCGATACTTGGTCCTCTTCACACTCGAAAAATTCTTCTTCAgactctgaaaatttttttctcaattataagttcattatttatttttaattgtaattgcgGAGTGAATATGAAGCGGATGATTTTTTTCCGAGTGACGGAGCGAATTCGGAGttgaataaaatccatacTTACTCCGAAtccactcccgattttttgcAGTAC is a window encoding:
- the LOC130669054 gene encoding transport and Golgi organization protein 6 homolog; this encodes MDYHKILNILITKTDELKEFDERLTEILMEASKFLPEDLKEELETEYQQSEDLSIRRKYLQTILRVIEILNRQVLSKSETYMSVNEYRGVKVAIEMSISLGIIPCLLPGIGLGLSKLSRNAIKLTPESLTDLQKYDRLMTTTRVLTSCYDEISLRPAILAHLGPIVGALFQLAHAPLVKPSKDTGSPTQMTQELYQQFTKDQEEFKDILTKLVDNCPRSLMIKELMVLSGLEKAPNWLKRTTRVYLMAAIVEPNGVMSLINATCEDLDLGLHWERLDTISRLVVSSSKDSGYFDSVCGQFLEILNSKNIKHSTTIANSLISTLHEVHPEICIDKIINVITAPLSSVPGDLKHGEDVQVVKTETEVHECIENLVKCFVPQSKCKYLPIELIKNISLPLFYMYVKIHKSPLLLKSKVRDLLVQLLKNESLMQDLFQAFLHDGREGFGRRLFYRFGASGSVEVVSGPEDKGKLEVEEEVEETADSLLDLVRPDENLSTSLLNYLLKWLSIKTSRSKNYLGNEEDLVDDIFKQLVAEKLLINLASASGVQRGLIKSPDPLLGFIKSLFNAGTDNYELIYASLMLVKVILEERPKDWKPFEELADFLQGQLKDFSGSGLVDLIGQVSKLIRMKGKAPRYKDLNVDNKLDDNFDKALQDLADPLLPVRAHGLITLTKLIETSDPRALDKKDLVLCLFKENLKDEDSFVYLTAVNGLCAMALKFPKQVIEALVQEFVDMPTRGKGEIAPENRAKLGEILVKTTRLLGDMAPAYKSLLINGFLSGVRDQDSLVRASSLSCLGELCKVLGFKLGNAITEVLYCVGRIIETDKEQECRRAGVLVINLLIRGLGKDVLTDLGNELLPVYRALKFLRDNDSDDVLRLHAQLALEELDDIVKDILFTKPLLQKNIYLIS